Proteins from one Thermobifida alba genomic window:
- a CDS encoding metal-sensitive transcriptional regulator, with the protein MAVYGYHDNKRQHLNRLRRIEGQVRGLQRMVEDDAYCIDVLTQTSAVNKALRSFALSLLDEHLKHCVAHALAHGGDEADAKVREASEAIARLVRS; encoded by the coding sequence ATGGCCGTCTACGGCTACCACGACAACAAGCGGCAGCACCTGAACCGGCTGCGCCGGATCGAGGGGCAGGTACGCGGCCTGCAGCGGATGGTCGAGGACGACGCCTACTGCATCGACGTGCTCACCCAGACCTCCGCGGTGAACAAGGCGCTGCGCTCCTTCGCCCTGTCGCTGCTGGACGAGCACCTCAAGCACTGCGTGGCCCACGCCCTCGCCCACGGCGGGGACGAGGCCGACGCGAAGGTGCGCGAGGCCTCCGAGGCGATCGCCCGGCTGGTCCGCTCCTGA